One region of Cucurbita pepo subsp. pepo cultivar mu-cu-16 chromosome LG03, ASM280686v2, whole genome shotgun sequence genomic DNA includes:
- the LOC111789950 gene encoding serine carboxypeptidase-like 45, with translation MERLSVVLVGMVLVHVALSSRVVGVPLEDEIRTLPTQPSPNPSFKQFGGYVTIDEKQGRALFYYFVEARSQPASKPLVLWLNGGPGCSSLGGGAFVEHGPFKINGEILVENEYSWNTEANMLYLESPAGVGFSYSANKSFYSRIDDEITARDNLLFLQHWFDKFPEYKNRDFYITGESYGGHYVPQLAQLILSSKVNIRLKGIAIGNPLLDFENDFNARDAYTWSHGVVSDSAYKLLSSVCNNSRLYKEVLEGTISPDCFFVISQVSEQLSSFIDPYNIIGDVCLAANNSQAAALLHPLWSLLYTAKSTTPQLEPQANGVERDICSQQNAAKYLNRKDVQQALHAKLVGVAQWSLCNRNPDWHYDRKDTFISMIDVVSSLVKSKIRVLVYSGDQDSVIPFTGSRTVVSSLAKALGVNTSVGYSAWLVDNQVGGWSEAYGKFLSFASIRGAGHLAPETQPKRSLVLFKAFLYGIPLQQISSF, from the exons ATGGAGAGGCTCAGTGTAGTGCTTGTGGGTATGGTTCTAGTTCATGTGGCATTGTCTTCAAGAGTGGTGGGTGTCCCCTTAGAAGATGAAATCAGAACCTTGCCAACCCAACCGAGCCCTAACCCCAGTTTCAAGCAGTTTGGTGGGTATGTCACCATTGATGAGAAGCAAGGGAGGGCTCTCTTTTATTACTTTGTTGAAGCTCGCTCGCAACCGGCTTCTAAGCCTCTCGTTCTGTGGCTCAATGGAG GTCCGGGGTGTTCGTCTCTTGGAGGAGGAGCTTTTGTAGAACATGGTCCCTTCAAAATTAATGGAGAAATTCTGGTTGAAAATGAGTATAGTTGGAACACAG AAGCAAACATGTTATATTTGGAGTCACCTGCTGGAGTCGGATTCTCGTACTCTGCTAATAAATCTTTCTATTCGAGAATAGACGATGAAATTACAG CCCGAGACAATCTCCTGTTTCTTCAGCACTGGTTCGACAAATTTCCAGAATACAAAAACAGAGATTTTTACATCACAGGGGAGAGTTATGGAG GACACTACGTTCCACAACTGGCGCAGCTCATTCTTAGCTCCAAAGTGAATATCAGACTTAAGGGAATCGCT ATAGGAAACCCTCTCCTAGATTTCGAGAACGACTTCAACGCAAGAGACGCGTACACGTGGTCACACGGCGTGGTTTCAGACTCAGCTTATAAGCTTCTAAGTTCAGTTTGCAACAATTCACGGCTATATAAAGAAGTCCTTGAAGGCACCATTTCTCCAGATTGCTTCTTCGTTATTTCCCAGGTTTCCGAACAGTTATCCAGCTTCATCGACCCGTATAATATCATCGGCGACGTTTGCCTCGCCGCCAACAATTCACAGGCTGCAGCTCTCCTTCATCCACTTTGGTCGCTGCTCTACACTGCCAAATCCACAACGCCGCAATTAGAGCCTCAGGCAAATGGCGTTGAGAGAGATATCTGTTCGCAACAAAATGCTGCCAAATACTTGAACAGGAAGGATGTGCAGCAAGCGCTCCATGCCAAACTCGTTGGAGTGGCTCAATGGAGTCTGTGCAACCGCAATCC AGATTGGCATTACGATCGGAAGGACACGTTTATATCGATGATTGATGTCGTTAGCTCGCTTGTGAAGTCCAAAATCCGAGTCTTGGTTTATAG CGGTGATCAAGATTCGGTGATACCATTCACGGGAAGTAGAACAGTGGTGAGTTCATTGGCAAAGGCGTTGGGTGTAAACACAAGCGTGGGTTACAGTGCTTGGCTGGTGGACAACCAGGTTGGTGGGTGGAGTGAGGCGTATGGCAAGTTTCTATCCTTTGCAAGCATAAGAGGCGCTGGTCACTTGGCTCCCGAAACTCAGCCCAAGAGATCTTTGGTGCTTTTCAAGGCATTCTTATATGGAATTCCACTCCAACAAATCTCATCTTTTTAG
- the LOC111790940 gene encoding tankyrase-2 yields the protein MGHLLSELSVLSFPLSEAWIGRWDRKMGRSLRRRGATGGDDLLHAAARNGDLSSVISILASNASSVNSRDKHSRTPLHLAAWSGQAEVIDYLCKNKADVGAAAMDDMAAIHFASQKGHLEVVRTLISHGGSIKASTRKGMTPLHYAVQGSHLELVKYLAKKGASLSTKTKAGQTPLDLASNEEIRLFLEEHEKSSKKEELKEKGKAGTTQPQPTASVEDGAPTAKANETGNEDDSGVEQSKRPSDEENQGIEQSKRKSDEAVGEEALSKPKKAKVALGHLLTSDDTQEDDENS from the exons ATGGGTCATCTTCTTTCTGAGCTCtcagttctttcttttccactCTCAGAAGCTTGGATCGGAAGGTGGGACCGTAAAATGGGAAGGTCTCTAAGAAGGAGAGGCGCCACCGGTGGTGACGATCTACTTCACGCCGCCGCCAGGAACGGCGACCTGAGTTCTGTCATTTCAATTTTGGCATCTAACGCTTCGTCTGTCAATTCCAGAGATAAGCACTCTCGGACTCC ACTGCATTTAGCAGCATGGTCTGGACAAGCAGAGGTTATAGATTATCTATGCAAGAACAAGGCCGATGTTGGTGCTGCTGCCATGGATGATATGGCCGCAATACATTTTGCATCTCAGAAGGGACATTTAGAAGTTGTTCGTACTTTGATCTCACATGGTGGATCGATAAAAGCTTCTACTCGAAAGGGTATGACCCCACTGCACTATGCTGTGCAAGGTTCCCATTTGGAGCTTGTTAAGTACTTGGCAAAGAAAGGTGCAAGTTTGAGTACTAAAACGAAGGCAGGACAAACCCCTCTTGATTTGGCTAGCAACGAGGAAATCCGCTTGTTCTTGGAAGAGCATGAAAAATCATCTAAGAAAGAAgagctaaaagaaaaagggaaagccgGGACAACTCAACCGCAGCCAACTGCGTCGGTAGAAGATGGGGCACCCACCGCAAAGGCGAACGAAACTGGAAATGAAGACGATTCAGGGGTTGAGCAGTCAAAGAGGCCAAGCGATGAAGAAAACCAGGGGATCGAGCAGTCAAAGAGGAAGAGTGATGAGGCTGTTGGGGAGGAAGCCTTGTCAAAACCAAAGAAGGCGAAAGTTGCCCTTGGCCATCTTCTAACATCGGATGACACACAAGAGGACGATGAAAACTCATGA
- the LOC111790939 gene encoding uncharacterized protein DDB_G0289917: MGSWRKQSCENRHQELKATRNPSLGNRHSDVPSWEKKFCSSVGLIPWRKLLDAKKCMFLYENVVKWNDTACEEAFHNAKSRFWAKINGLPCNISLPDPDVFIDEIDWNCDVDPDLMLDLENEQISPVVEEEGGVTGKVCHIFGLYQSYSTGWGDLDIQKPEAENGNCDQKVDDGQNSWEVNYASKNNGALRDEYLNNSVGWNDWGTNQNQNQNQNQNQNYNYKYNFCYNNDYNHNKSDNRFTNQIWRTGDANCKNMGGNWYHSSTFKGSRFHGDGYQKENGWRNRRGGGRKRVNFADEHNNNAPKSWNRLNSNPSGPVSQQWSGNGMHGVRRSQFCEY, from the exons ATGGGGAGTTGGAGAAAACAGAGTTGTGAAAATCGTCACCAAGAACTCAAGGCGACGAGAAATCCCTCCCTAG GTAATCGGCACTCCGACGTGCCATCGTGGGAAAAGAAGTTTTGTTCTTCTGTTGGGTTGATTCCATGGAGGAAGCTGTTGGATGCAAAGAAGTGTATGTTCCTCTATGAAAACGTGGTTAAATGGAACGACACGGCATGCGAAGAAGCATTTCACAATGCAAAGAGTAGGTTCTGGGCAAAAATCAATGGCCTGCCTTGCAATATATCATTGCCTGATCCTGACGTTTTTATCGATGAGATCGATTGGAATTGCGACGTTGACCCTGATCTGATGTTAGACCTTGAAAACGAACAAATCTCCCCAGTTGTTGAGGAGGAAGGTGGAGTGACTGGGAAAGTTTGTCACATTTTTGGCTTGTATCAGTCATATAGCACCGGATGGGGCGACCTTGATATTCAGAAACCGGAAGCAGAGAATGGTAATTGTGATCAGAAGGTGGACGATGGACAAAACTCTTGGGAGGTGAATTATGCTTCCAAGAACAATGGAGCTTTGAGAGACGAGTATTTGAATAATTCAGTTGGTTGGAATGATTGGGGGACTAATCAGAATCAGAACCAGAACCAGAATCAGAATCAAAATTACAATTACAAATACAATTTCTGTTACAATAACGATTACAATCACAATAAATCAGACAACAGGTTCACAAATCAGATATGGAGAACAGGGGATGCAAACTGCAAGAACATGGGTGGAAATTGGTACCATTCTTCGACGTTCAAGGGTTCGAGATTTCATGGTGATGGGtatcaaaaggaaaatgggTGGAGAAACAGGAGGGGAGGAGGAAGGAAGAGAGTAAATTTTGCTGatgaacataataataatgctCCCAAAAGTTGGAACCGCTTGAATTCTAATCCTAGTGGACCAGTTAGCCAGCAATGGTCAGGCAATGGGATGCATGGAGTCCGGAGAAGCCAGTTTTGTGAATATTGA
- the LOC111790075 gene encoding uncharacterized protein LOC111790075 isoform X2, whose protein sequence is MGSCVSTHAKIVPTTKRHHRRQSRKSKGRLGNSMVEGVKKRHSNAGGGVVTDYAVSEFVHMDFEHGATTTCRRSEVTNSTFHLTQLQWQHSQFDANGICQEELWYDSMSLVDQSDSDDDFSSVIGEGFPTVPTTGQVVQYERSACFVDNKCKYEEFCESYLKIDGGGKPTKFIGKENFEESSTYAIVSAPGCGLSCLAKAEACGKKKTLLDHSCGSFKGLKVDGPSHEDNNSSLRKLVSAASFNEKILNSQPPQKMQSAVFRLSFRRRSCDVGEPNEPNEHCESKKYLYRPRAGHIIPRFKGDKPTPGCWCEIPPSTFKLRGPNYFKDRIKSPASNFSPYVPIGVDLFICPRKINHIAQHLELPSIEASTTDVPPLLIVNIQLPTYPAAMFLGDSDGEGMSLVLYFKVSDNFNEGISNHYKENIKKFIDDEMERSRGFAKDSVFPFRERLKIMAGLVNPEDLQLSSTEKKLVNAYNEKPVLSRPQHNFFTGSNYFEIDLDIHRFSYISRKGLDSFRDRLRNGIIDLGLTIQAQKPEELPEQVLCCLRLNKVDFVDQGQLPTLVTIEEED, encoded by the exons atgggGAGCTGTGTATCAACTCATGCTAAAATAGTGCCGacaaccaagagacatcatcGTCGACAGTCGAGAAAGTCGAAGGGAAGATTGGGGAATTCCATGGTTGAGGGAGTGAAGAAACGACATAGCAATGCAGGAGGCGGTGTGGTCACTGATTATGCTGTGAGTGAATTTGTTCATATGGATTTTGAACATGGCGCCACCACCACTTGTCGGAGATCTGAAGTTACCAACTCCACTTTCCACCTCACCCAATTGCAATGGCAGCACAGCCAGTTTGATGCTAATG GGATTTGCCAAGAGGAGTTGTGGTATGATTCTATGAGCTTAGTGGATCAGTCTGATTCAGATGATGACTTCAGTAGCGTAATTGGGG AAGGGTTTCCAACAGTGCCAACAACTGGCCAAGTGGTTCAGTATGAAAGATCAGCATGTTTTGTGGACAACAAGTGCAAATATGAAGAGTTTTGTGAGAGTTACTTGAAAATAGATGGAGGAGGAAAGCCAACAAAGTTCATAGGAAAGGAGAACTTTGAAGAATCAAGCACCTATGCCATCGTGAGCGCTCCTGGCTGTGGCCTTTCTTGCTTGGCCAAGGCTGAAGCCTGTGGGAAAAAGAAGACATTGTTGGATCATTCCTGTGGAAGCTTCAAAGGCCTCAAAGTTGATGGACCAAGCCATGAAGACAACAACTCTAGCTTGAGAAAGTTGGTGTCAGCTGCTAGCTTCAATGAGAAGATCCTGAACTCGCAGCCACCTCAGAAGATGCAGTCTGCTGTCTTTCGGCTTTCGTTTAGGCGGCGGTCGTGTGATGTTGGTGAACCCAACGAGCCCAACGAGCACT GTGAGTCTAAGAAGTACTTATACCGTCCAAGAGCTGGGCATATCATTCCACGGTTCAAAGGAGATAAGCCAACTCCTGGATGTTGGTGTGAGATACCACCATCAACTTTTAAGCTCCGTGGTCCTAACTATTTCAA AGATAGGATAAAGTCCCCTGCTTCAAACTTTAGTCCATATGTACCGATCGGAGTCGACTTGTTCATATGTCCTAGAAAGATAAACCACATTGCACAGCACCTCGAGCTTCCAAGCATTGAAGCTAGCACCACAGATGTGCCTCCGTTGCTCATTGTTAATATTCAG CTGCCTACTTATCCAGCTGCAATGTTCCTTGGTGATAGTGATGGGGAAGGGATGAGTCttgttttgtatttcaaaGTTTCTGATAATTTCAACGAGGGCATCTCCAATCATTATAAGGAGAATATCAAG AAATTTATCGACGACGAGATGGAACGGAGCAGAGGATTTGCAAAAGATTCTGTTTTTCCATTTAGAGAGAGGCTAAAGATCATGGCAGGACTTGTTAACCCTGAGGATCTCCAACTAAGTTCCACAGAAAAGAAGCTTGTAAATGCATACAATGAGAAGCCTGTCCTCTCACGCCCTCAGCACAATTTCTTCACG GGTTCAAATTACTTTGAGATCGATTTGGATATTCATCGCTTTAGCTACATATCAAGAAAGGGGCTTGATTCATTCCGAGACCGTCTAAGGAACGGAATAATCGATCTCGGTTTAACGATCCAG GCACAGAAGCCAGAGGAATTGCCTGAGCAAGTGCTGTGCTGTTTAAGGTTGAACAAGGTTGATTTTGTGGATCAAGGACAGCTCCCAACATTAGTTACCATTGAGGAGGAGGATTGA
- the LOC111790075 gene encoding uncharacterized protein LOC111790075 isoform X1 — protein MGSCVSTHAKIVPTTKRHHRRQSRKSKGRLGNSMVEGVKKRHSNAGGGVVTDYAVSEFVHMDFEHGATTTCRRSEVTNSTFHLTQLQWQHSQFDANGICQEELWYDSMSLVDQSDSDDDFSSVIGGNEGFPTVPTTGQVVQYERSACFVDNKCKYEEFCESYLKIDGGGKPTKFIGKENFEESSTYAIVSAPGCGLSCLAKAEACGKKKTLLDHSCGSFKGLKVDGPSHEDNNSSLRKLVSAASFNEKILNSQPPQKMQSAVFRLSFRRRSCDVGEPNEPNEHCESKKYLYRPRAGHIIPRFKGDKPTPGCWCEIPPSTFKLRGPNYFKDRIKSPASNFSPYVPIGVDLFICPRKINHIAQHLELPSIEASTTDVPPLLIVNIQLPTYPAAMFLGDSDGEGMSLVLYFKVSDNFNEGISNHYKENIKKFIDDEMERSRGFAKDSVFPFRERLKIMAGLVNPEDLQLSSTEKKLVNAYNEKPVLSRPQHNFFTGSNYFEIDLDIHRFSYISRKGLDSFRDRLRNGIIDLGLTIQAQKPEELPEQVLCCLRLNKVDFVDQGQLPTLVTIEEED, from the exons atgggGAGCTGTGTATCAACTCATGCTAAAATAGTGCCGacaaccaagagacatcatcGTCGACAGTCGAGAAAGTCGAAGGGAAGATTGGGGAATTCCATGGTTGAGGGAGTGAAGAAACGACATAGCAATGCAGGAGGCGGTGTGGTCACTGATTATGCTGTGAGTGAATTTGTTCATATGGATTTTGAACATGGCGCCACCACCACTTGTCGGAGATCTGAAGTTACCAACTCCACTTTCCACCTCACCCAATTGCAATGGCAGCACAGCCAGTTTGATGCTAATG GGATTTGCCAAGAGGAGTTGTGGTATGATTCTATGAGCTTAGTGGATCAGTCTGATTCAGATGATGACTTCAGTAGCGTAATTGGGGGTAATG AAGGGTTTCCAACAGTGCCAACAACTGGCCAAGTGGTTCAGTATGAAAGATCAGCATGTTTTGTGGACAACAAGTGCAAATATGAAGAGTTTTGTGAGAGTTACTTGAAAATAGATGGAGGAGGAAAGCCAACAAAGTTCATAGGAAAGGAGAACTTTGAAGAATCAAGCACCTATGCCATCGTGAGCGCTCCTGGCTGTGGCCTTTCTTGCTTGGCCAAGGCTGAAGCCTGTGGGAAAAAGAAGACATTGTTGGATCATTCCTGTGGAAGCTTCAAAGGCCTCAAAGTTGATGGACCAAGCCATGAAGACAACAACTCTAGCTTGAGAAAGTTGGTGTCAGCTGCTAGCTTCAATGAGAAGATCCTGAACTCGCAGCCACCTCAGAAGATGCAGTCTGCTGTCTTTCGGCTTTCGTTTAGGCGGCGGTCGTGTGATGTTGGTGAACCCAACGAGCCCAACGAGCACT GTGAGTCTAAGAAGTACTTATACCGTCCAAGAGCTGGGCATATCATTCCACGGTTCAAAGGAGATAAGCCAACTCCTGGATGTTGGTGTGAGATACCACCATCAACTTTTAAGCTCCGTGGTCCTAACTATTTCAA AGATAGGATAAAGTCCCCTGCTTCAAACTTTAGTCCATATGTACCGATCGGAGTCGACTTGTTCATATGTCCTAGAAAGATAAACCACATTGCACAGCACCTCGAGCTTCCAAGCATTGAAGCTAGCACCACAGATGTGCCTCCGTTGCTCATTGTTAATATTCAG CTGCCTACTTATCCAGCTGCAATGTTCCTTGGTGATAGTGATGGGGAAGGGATGAGTCttgttttgtatttcaaaGTTTCTGATAATTTCAACGAGGGCATCTCCAATCATTATAAGGAGAATATCAAG AAATTTATCGACGACGAGATGGAACGGAGCAGAGGATTTGCAAAAGATTCTGTTTTTCCATTTAGAGAGAGGCTAAAGATCATGGCAGGACTTGTTAACCCTGAGGATCTCCAACTAAGTTCCACAGAAAAGAAGCTTGTAAATGCATACAATGAGAAGCCTGTCCTCTCACGCCCTCAGCACAATTTCTTCACG GGTTCAAATTACTTTGAGATCGATTTGGATATTCATCGCTTTAGCTACATATCAAGAAAGGGGCTTGATTCATTCCGAGACCGTCTAAGGAACGGAATAATCGATCTCGGTTTAACGATCCAG GCACAGAAGCCAGAGGAATTGCCTGAGCAAGTGCTGTGCTGTTTAAGGTTGAACAAGGTTGATTTTGTGGATCAAGGACAGCTCCCAACATTAGTTACCATTGAGGAGGAGGATTGA